One Halarcobacter ebronensis genomic window carries:
- a CDS encoding inositol monophosphatase family protein, producing MKDRLIEIIKEAGKIVYEGYSSQKDVNFKAKKDLVTKYDVAVENFLKQEFAKEFKAFNLIAEESDNSKVEFNNSIIIDPIDGTTNFVNQVPHTAISVGVYKNKKPYIGIVYNPILDELYEAKLNKGAFLNGEKIEVSKENDFQKSLIATGFPYTSGTNQDDLDDVIKKIKRVLPKCQDIRRLGSAALDLCYVARGTYEGYYEMNLKAWDVSAGLLILQEAGGKVTSLQNSEYKLFEDKYIVASNGYIHKELLEVLMK from the coding sequence ATGAAAGATAGATTAATTGAAATAATAAAAGAGGCTGGAAAAATAGTTTATGAAGGCTATTCTTCACAAAAAGATGTAAATTTTAAAGCAAAAAAAGATTTAGTTACTAAATATGATGTTGCAGTTGAAAACTTTTTAAAGCAAGAGTTTGCTAAAGAGTTTAAAGCTTTTAATTTAATAGCTGAAGAGTCAGATAATAGTAAAGTTGAATTTAATAACTCAATTATTATTGATCCAATTGATGGCACAACAAATTTTGTAAATCAAGTACCACATACAGCAATCTCTGTTGGAGTTTACAAAAATAAAAAACCATATATTGGAATTGTTTATAATCCTATATTAGATGAACTTTATGAAGCCAAACTTAATAAAGGGGCTTTCCTAAATGGTGAAAAAATAGAGGTTTCAAAGGAAAATGATTTTCAAAAATCACTTATTGCAACAGGTTTTCCATATACAAGTGGAACCAATCAAGATGATTTAGACGATGTTATAAAAAAAATCAAAAGGGTTCTCCCTAAATGTCAAGATATTAGAAGATTAGGTTCAGCTGCTCTTGATTTGTGTTATGTTGCCAGAGGAACCTATGAAGGTTATTATGAAATGAACTTAAAAGCTTGGGATGTAAGTGCTGGATTATTGATTTTGCAAGAAGCAGGAGGTAAAGTTACAAGTTTACAAAATAGCGAGTACAAATTATTTGAGGACAAATATATTGTTGCTTCAAATGGATATATTCATAAGGAATTGCTCGAAGTTTTAATGAAGTGA
- a CDS encoding tRNA dihydrouridine synthase: protein MKNKIDFSQPLMVLAPLAGYTDLPFRSVVKKFGADLTISEMISSNALVYKSEKTRKMIEKSPNEDPYIVQIAGNKAELVRDAVEILNDIEGIDGIDLNCGCPAPKVFNHGSGSNLLGDLKKLEEILTTVKRYNKKQYTTAKVRIGVNEKIPVDIAKVVEACGVDFMAVHGRTRAGKYKAPVDYDAIKAMKEAVSIPVIANGDIKDYEKAKEVLKYTNADGVMIGRAAIGKPWIFYQLKHGIENISEEKKREVILEHFDAVLNFHGIHGAIMFRKLLHSYSKGYNGAAEFRDIINRVSEPQIMRDMIENFF, encoded by the coding sequence ATGAAAAATAAAATAGATTTCAGCCAACCCTTAATGGTGTTGGCTCCACTTGCAGGATATACAGATTTACCTTTCCGTTCTGTTGTTAAAAAATTTGGTGCTGATTTAACTATTTCAGAGATGATCTCTTCAAATGCACTTGTATATAAATCAGAAAAAACAAGAAAAATGATTGAAAAATCTCCTAATGAAGATCCATATATTGTTCAAATTGCAGGGAATAAGGCTGAATTAGTAAGAGATGCAGTTGAGATATTAAATGATATAGAAGGTATTGACGGTATTGATTTAAACTGTGGATGTCCTGCTCCCAAAGTTTTTAATCATGGTTCAGGTTCAAATCTTTTAGGAGATTTAAAAAAGCTTGAAGAGATTTTAACAACAGTAAAGAGATACAATAAAAAGCAGTACACAACTGCAAAAGTTAGAATTGGCGTAAATGAGAAAATTCCAGTAGATATTGCAAAAGTAGTTGAGGCATGTGGTGTTGATTTTATGGCAGTTCATGGAAGAACAAGAGCAGGTAAATATAAAGCGCCCGTTGATTATGATGCAATAAAAGCAATGAAAGAAGCAGTATCAATTCCTGTTATTGCAAATGGGGATATAAAAGATTATGAGAAAGCTAAGGAAGTATTAAAATATACAAATGCAGATGGTGTAATGATTGGACGTGCTGCAATTGGAAAACCTTGGATTTTTTATCAGCTAAAACATGGAATAGAAAATATTAGTGAAGAGAAAAAAAGAGAAGTTATTTTAGAACACTTTGATGCAGTACTAAACTTCCATGGAATACATGGGGCAATTATGTTTAGAAAACTTCTTCACTCATACTCAAAAGGCTATAATGGAGCTGCTGAGTTTAGAGATATTATAAATAGAGTTTCTGAACCACAAATCATGAGAGACATGATAGAAAACTTCTTTTAA
- the dksA gene encoding RNA polymerase-binding protein DksA, which yields MANSKQIEELKNILLERKDKISKNIQGSRDSIDSLKDSECKDDFDYAEVSSDSFKEGIIANQQMNELKEIDDALKRIDKGTYGICEMCDESIAIGRLRAKPFAKFCTPCREIYEVEQ from the coding sequence ATGGCAAACAGTAAACAAATAGAGGAATTGAAAAATATCTTACTTGAGAGGAAAGATAAAATTTCTAAAAACATTCAAGGAAGTAGAGACAGTATAGATTCTTTGAAAGATTCTGAATGCAAAGACGATTTTGATTATGCAGAAGTTTCTAGTGATAGTTTTAAAGAGGGGATTATCGCAAATCAACAAATGAATGAGTTAAAAGAGATTGATGACGCTCTTAAAAGAATAGACAAAGGCACATATGGGATTTGTGAAATGTGCGATGAGTCAATTGCTATAGGAAGACTTAGAGCAAAGCCATTTGCTAAGTTTTGTACACCTTGCAGAGAGATATATGAAGTAGAACAATAA
- the glmS gene encoding glutamine--fructose-6-phosphate transaminase (isomerizing) gives MCGIVGYIGKKDTTKFILDGLKELEYRGYDSTGMALLNDEKIDVFKALGKLTNLVDKIENATLDTYPIGIGHTRWATHGKPTELNAHPHLGEYSYVVHNGIIENYKEIKDELISKGIKFLSQTDTEVIVHLFEDFNNRLNDTVEAFKNTINRLKGAFSILLISKADPTKIFFFKNGSPLIVAQGNEEGEVMFASSDAPLIGLAKKVVYLEDGVGGVSSAQDIEFFSENYSWNTLPTSKQFAQKDGFRFFMEKEIYEQSDVVSDCMIGRIQDNSINFDEISPELLDGINEIKICACGTSYHAGLTSSYLFERLAKIKCNVEIASEFRYKEPLLTKDTLFIVISQSGETADTLEALKMAKKAGLKSVVVCNVDNSSMTRVADFTILTRAGIEKGVASTKAFSTQTVVLWMLALYFAKINSSISSELLQSEIKALREVPKSLIVEDRIHEKTKRLSKRYLHGHGFFFIGRDVFFPLALEGALKLKEISYLHAEGYPSGEMKHGPIALADPELFTIALMPQNLLYDKIKSNVEELSARDSTICSISSLEFELCDDFIKIQETNHYMLEFFEMLVVLQLFSMEISIRLGNDVDMPRNLAKSVTVE, from the coding sequence GTGTGTGGTATAGTTGGATATATTGGTAAGAAAGATACTACAAAATTCATATTGGATGGATTAAAAGAGTTAGAGTATAGAGGTTATGACTCTACAGGAATGGCTCTTTTAAATGATGAAAAAATAGATGTATTTAAAGCTCTTGGAAAACTTACAAATCTAGTAGATAAGATTGAAAATGCTACTTTAGACACCTATCCAATTGGTATTGGACATACAAGATGGGCAACACATGGAAAACCAACAGAACTTAACGCACACCCACATTTAGGAGAGTACTCTTACGTTGTTCACAATGGAATTATAGAAAACTATAAAGAGATAAAAGATGAACTAATCTCAAAGGGTATTAAATTTTTATCTCAAACTGATACAGAGGTTATAGTTCATCTTTTTGAAGATTTTAATAATAGACTAAATGATACAGTTGAAGCTTTTAAAAATACAATAAATAGACTAAAAGGTGCTTTCTCTATTCTACTTATTTCAAAAGCTGATCCAACAAAAATTTTCTTTTTTAAAAATGGAAGTCCCCTAATTGTGGCACAAGGAAATGAAGAGGGTGAAGTTATGTTTGCCTCTTCAGATGCTCCTTTAATTGGGCTTGCTAAAAAAGTGGTATATTTAGAAGATGGAGTTGGTGGTGTTTCAAGTGCACAAGATATTGAGTTTTTTAGTGAAAACTACTCTTGGAACACTCTTCCTACATCAAAACAGTTTGCTCAAAAAGATGGCTTTAGATTTTTTATGGAAAAAGAGATTTATGAGCAAAGTGATGTTGTAAGTGATTGTATGATAGGAAGAATTCAAGATAATAGTATTAATTTTGATGAGATTTCACCAGAACTTTTAGATGGTATTAATGAGATAAAAATTTGCGCATGTGGTACTTCATATCACGCAGGCTTAACCTCTTCTTATCTTTTTGAAAGACTTGCAAAAATTAAGTGTAATGTTGAAATTGCAAGTGAATTTAGATATAAAGAACCACTTTTAACAAAAGATACACTTTTTATAGTTATCTCTCAAAGCGGTGAAACAGCAGATACTCTTGAAGCACTTAAAATGGCTAAAAAGGCTGGTTTAAAGTCTGTTGTTGTATGTAATGTTGATAACTCGTCAATGACAAGAGTTGCAGATTTTACTATTTTAACAAGAGCTGGAATAGAAAAAGGTGTAGCCTCTACAAAAGCATTTTCAACCCAAACTGTAGTTTTATGGATGTTGGCTCTTTATTTTGCTAAAATTAACAGTTCGATTTCTAGTGAATTACTTCAAAGTGAAATAAAAGCTTTAAGAGAGGTTCCTAAATCTTTGATTGTGGAAGATAGAATTCATGAAAAGACTAAAAGATTATCTAAAAGATATCTTCATGGTCATGGTTTTTTCTTTATAGGACGAGATGTCTTTTTCCCATTGGCACTTGAGGGTGCTCTAAAATTAAAAGAAATTTCATATCTTCACGCGGAAGGTTATCCTTCTGGAGAGATGAAACATGGTCCAATTGCATTGGCAGATCCAGAGCTATTTACAATTGCTTTGATGCCACAAAATTTATTATATGACAAAATCAAATCAAATGTTGAAGAGCTTAGTGCTAGAGATAGTACTATTTGTTCTATATCTTCATTAGAGTTTGAATTATGTGATGATTTTATTAAGATACAAGAAACTAACCATTATATGTTGGAGTTTTTTGAAATGTTAGTTGTATTGCAACTTTTCTCTATGGAGATATCAATACGACTTGGGAATGATGTTGACATGCCAAGAAATTTGGCTAAGTCCGTAACTGTTGAATAA
- the accD gene encoding acetyl-CoA carboxylase, carboxyltransferase subunit beta, protein MDLKNLFSKITFDSGKKEQPTKNDAPTHWIKCPECSALMFFKEVENQNNICPKCNFHMRIGAKRRVEILADAGSFIEYDSDLKPIDPLKFVDKKSYKKRVEEAFKKTGRNSAVVSGECTINAVPVQIVVFDFAFMGGSLGSVEGEKIVRAVDRAMEKQQGLIIISASGGARMQESTFSLMQMAKTSAALKRMDKANLPFISVLTDPTMGGVSASFAFLGDIIMAEPGALVGFAGQRVIKQTIGADLPEGFQRAEFLLEKGSIDMVVNRNDMKKTLSDLLTMFSKTSNVS, encoded by the coding sequence ATGGATTTAAAAAACTTATTTAGTAAAATTACATTTGATAGTGGGAAAAAAGAGCAACCAACAAAAAATGATGCACCAACACACTGGATTAAATGTCCAGAGTGTTCGGCTTTGATGTTTTTTAAAGAGGTTGAAAATCAAAATAATATCTGTCCTAAATGTAATTTTCATATGAGAATTGGTGCTAAAAGAAGAGTAGAAATATTAGCTGATGCTGGTTCATTTATTGAATATGATTCTGATTTGAAGCCAATAGATCCATTAAAATTTGTAGACAAAAAATCATATAAAAAGAGAGTTGAAGAGGCTTTTAAAAAAACAGGAAGAAACTCTGCTGTTGTAAGTGGCGAGTGTACTATAAATGCTGTTCCTGTACAGATTGTTGTATTTGATTTTGCATTTATGGGAGGAAGTTTAGGTTCTGTTGAAGGTGAAAAAATTGTAAGAGCTGTTGATAGAGCGATGGAAAAACAACAAGGACTTATAATTATTTCTGCTTCTGGGGGAGCTAGAATGCAAGAGTCAACTTTTTCTTTAATGCAGATGGCAAAAACATCAGCTGCACTAAAAAGAATGGATAAAGCTAACCTTCCATTTATCTCTGTTTTAACAGATCCAACAATGGGAGGAGTATCTGCTTCTTTTGCCTTTTTAGGTGACATTATAATGGCTGAGCCTGGAGCACTTGTTGGTTTTGCAGGTCAAAGAGTTATTAAACAAACAATTGGGGCAGATCTTCCTGAAGGTTTCCAAAGAGCAGAGTTTTTACTAGAAAAAGGCTCAATTGATATGGTTGTTAATAGAAATGATATGAAGAAAACATTATCAGATTTATTAACAATGTTTTCAAAAACTTCTAATGTTAGTTAA
- a CDS encoding 23S rRNA (pseudouridine(1915)-N(3))-methyltransferase RlmH codes for MAKINIYTIVKPSKDEFDKLSNEFIKMCSKFAKVEVHTIFNKNIAKAQTISEVEAQKSYSEAFEPYLKGFCIALDVLGDKVDSFEFSKLITSSSEINFFIGGAYGFEREFLKKCDKTLTLSSLTMAHKIVILVLLEQIFRGLAIKNNHPYHK; via the coding sequence ATGGCAAAAATCAATATCTATACCATAGTTAAACCAAGCAAAGATGAGTTTGATAAACTCTCTAATGAGTTTATTAAAATGTGCTCAAAATTTGCAAAAGTTGAAGTTCATACAATTTTTAACAAAAATATAGCAAAAGCCCAGACAATAAGTGAAGTAGAGGCACAAAAATCTTATAGTGAAGCTTTTGAACCATATTTAAAAGGTTTTTGTATTGCCCTTGATGTTTTAGGTGATAAAGTTGATAGTTTTGAGTTCTCAAAATTGATTACAAGCTCAAGTGAAATCAATTTTTTTATTGGTGGAGCCTATGGATTTGAGAGAGAATTTTTAAAAAAATGTGATAAAACTCTCACTCTTAGTTCCTTGACAATGGCTCACAAAATAGTCATTCTTGTCTTATTGGAACAGATCTTTAGAGGACTTGCAATAAAAAACAACCACCCGTATCATAAGTAA
- a CDS encoding YkgJ family cysteine cluster protein — protein sequence MFIAVKKQTFYFGDCKNCEAKCCSGKDGIVFSQILLEDFEKVYKNFPIVFIFGNLGYIKPVILLTNGKDYCPYLKDFKCTIYENRPPVCRNYPLSGNLDNKIYIDINCPEVNTNYSKEKKLIVRNEKLTPVFYNDLYFTYQDRYIQTHEEFEKLNKNNFQEMITINNIKFFKYIGAINNNFLEYHKLSLKNFDNFL from the coding sequence GTGTTTATAGCAGTCAAAAAACAGACATTCTATTTTGGAGATTGTAAAAATTGTGAAGCTAAGTGTTGTAGTGGGAAAGATGGTATTGTATTTTCTCAAATTCTTTTAGAAGATTTTGAAAAAGTATATAAAAACTTTCCAATAGTTTTTATTTTTGGAAATTTAGGATATATAAAACCTGTAATACTTTTAACTAATGGGAAAGATTATTGTCCATATTTAAAAGATTTTAAATGTACCATTTATGAGAACAGACCACCAGTATGCAGAAACTACCCTTTAAGTGGAAATTTGGATAATAAAATCTACATTGATATTAATTGCCCAGAAGTTAATACAAACTATAGTAAAGAAAAAAAACTTATTGTTAGAAATGAAAAGTTAACTCCTGTATTTTATAATGACTTATATTTCACTTATCAAGATAGATATATTCAAACACATGAAGAGTTTGAAAAACTAAATAAAAATAATTTTCAAGAAATGATTACAATAAACAATATAAAGTTTTTTAAATATATTGGGGCTATAAATAATAACTTTTTAGAGTATCATAAATTATCTTTAAAAAATTTTGATAATTTTTTATAA
- the metK gene encoding methionine adenosyltransferase, whose protein sequence is MENKKQYLFTSEVVSPGHPDKCADIIADSIVDRLIIEDSESRVASEVFVAGKHVVIGGEVKSRCQLSNADYEKIVKDALAKIGYDGKSAFTKEQCLHPDDVQVQVLLNQQSPDISQGVDQTTGEIGAGDQGIMFGFASCETADLMPAAITYARMLADKVYNYALNHNHKLGVDIKTQVTVDYGSKENFENCKPKKIHTIVVSAPSVEGMPIEEVRELIQGLIDDTGLPPEMYDKESTIIHINPTGRYVNHSSLHDSGLTGRKLIVDSFGGYSPIGGGAQSSKDYTKVDRSGLYAARWIAKNIVAAGLAKKATVQISYAIGVARPTSVAVDTMGTFTKFDDDKLSEIVMANYPLTPKWITNKFGLDKPSENTFLYADVASRGQVGQSDYPWEKLDEVEKLKSLV, encoded by the coding sequence ATGGAAAACAAAAAACAATACCTTTTTACAAGTGAAGTTGTAAGTCCGGGGCACCCAGATAAGTGTGCAGATATTATTGCTGATTCTATCGTTGATAGATTAATTATTGAAGATAGTGAGAGTAGAGTTGCTTCGGAAGTATTCGTAGCTGGAAAACATGTTGTAATTGGTGGAGAGGTTAAATCAAGATGCCAATTATCAAATGCAGATTATGAAAAAATTGTAAAAGATGCTTTGGCAAAAATTGGTTATGATGGAAAATCAGCTTTTACAAAAGAGCAGTGTTTACATCCAGATGATGTACAAGTTCAAGTTTTATTAAACCAACAAAGTCCTGATATCTCTCAAGGAGTTGATCAAACAACTGGTGAAATAGGAGCAGGAGATCAAGGTATTATGTTTGGTTTTGCTTCTTGTGAAACTGCCGATTTAATGCCTGCAGCTATTACTTATGCAAGAATGTTAGCAGACAAAGTTTATAATTATGCTTTAAATCATAATCATAAACTAGGAGTTGATATTAAAACTCAAGTTACAGTTGATTATGGTTCAAAAGAGAATTTTGAAAATTGTAAACCTAAAAAGATTCATACAATTGTTGTTAGTGCACCTTCTGTTGAAGGTATGCCAATTGAAGAAGTAAGAGAACTTATTCAAGGTTTAATTGATGATACAGGTTTACCACCTGAGATGTATGACAAAGAGTCAACTATTATTCATATTAATCCAACAGGAAGATATGTAAATCACTCAAGTTTACATGATAGTGGATTAACTGGTAGAAAACTTATTGTTGACTCTTTTGGTGGATACTCTCCAATTGGTGGGGGAGCACAATCAAGTAAAGATTATACTAAAGTTGATAGAAGTGGACTTTATGCAGCAAGATGGATTGCAAAAAATATTGTTGCAGCAGGACTTGCTAAAAAAGCAACTGTACAAATCTCTTATGCTATTGGTGTAGCAAGACCAACTTCTGTTGCAGTTGATACGATGGGTACTTTTACTAAATTTGATGATGATAAATTATCTGAAATAGTAATGGCTAACTATCCTTTAACACCAAAATGGATAACAAATAAATTTGGTTTAGATAAACCATCTGAGAATACATTTTTATATGCTGATGTAGCATCTAGGGGACAAGTTGGACAAAGCGACTACCCTTGGGAAAAACTTGATGAAGTTGAGAAATTAAAAAGTTTAGTTTAG
- a CDS encoding phosphatidylserine decarboxylase: protein MFDSFVAKEGKKAIISSFILVIFFYLIGCSFMTFVSFVALLFFIYIFRLKFVNLTNLNDNELYAPISGKVISIDRDGFNKVITIEVGFFDTHSLRSLENGKVEVSHKRGINLPLGSLKARLLNERTTIKFKNSTMQIYHSACNLLAIEKKDKLKKGEILGTFLKGEVTIKVTKNIELAVNIGDKVQSGETLLATLKKA from the coding sequence ATGTTTGATAGTTTTGTTGCAAAAGAGGGTAAAAAAGCAATAATTAGCTCATTTATATTAGTAATATTCTTTTACTTAATTGGGTGTAGTTTTATGACTTTTGTATCTTTTGTAGCACTACTATTTTTTATCTATATCTTTAGACTAAAATTTGTAAATCTTACAAACTTAAATGACAACGAACTTTATGCTCCAATTTCAGGAAAAGTAATCTCTATTGATAGAGATGGATTCAACAAAGTTATTACAATTGAAGTTGGATTTTTTGATACACACTCATTAAGAAGCCTTGAAAATGGAAAAGTTGAAGTTTCACACAAAAGAGGAATTAATCTTCCTTTAGGAAGTTTAAAGGCAAGACTTCTTAATGAAAGAACTACAATTAAATTTAAAAACTCTACAATGCAAATATATCATAGTGCTTGTAATCTTTTAGCGATAGAAAAAAAAGATAAACTAAAAAAAGGTGAAATCCTTGGAACTTTTCTAAAAGGTGAAGTTACAATAAAAGTTACCAAAAATATTGAACTAGCTGTTAATATTGGAGATAAAGTTCAATCGGGAGAAACTTTACTAGCAACACTAAAAAAAGCTTGA
- a CDS encoding 50S ribosomal protein L11 methyltransferase produces the protein MSEYYYELIIKPSKNYELFLDLLGSLTNEALEECNDNSIIARSEDDLSDIEYGVKEFAKALEIECKTTLTKKENVDWIKQYQESVKAVEVGKFYVRPSWEKPKEGKINIIIDPALSFGSGHHETTSSCLEAISEFVDRDDEVLDVGTGSGILAIAASKLECKVDICDTDEVCINDTKTNYNLNNVIFNNSWIGSANKATKEYDVVIANIVADVLTIIASDLKKCLKDNGILIISGILDKHIDKVLNKFQDMEELELIHKNEWMTVVLKK, from the coding sequence TTGTCAGAGTATTACTACGAATTAATAATTAAACCATCAAAAAACTATGAATTGTTTTTAGACCTTTTAGGGTCTTTAACAAATGAGGCACTTGAAGAGTGTAATGATAACTCTATCATTGCAAGAAGTGAAGATGATTTAAGTGATATCGAATATGGTGTAAAAGAGTTTGCAAAGGCTCTTGAAATTGAGTGTAAAACGACTTTAACAAAAAAAGAGAATGTGGACTGGATAAAACAGTATCAAGAGTCTGTTAAAGCAGTTGAAGTTGGAAAGTTTTATGTTAGACCTTCTTGGGAAAAGCCAAAAGAGGGTAAAATAAATATTATTATTGATCCTGCTTTATCATTTGGTTCAGGACATCATGAAACAACTTCGAGTTGTTTAGAGGCAATAAGCGAATTTGTTGATAGAGATGATGAAGTTTTAGATGTTGGTACAGGAAGTGGTATTTTAGCAATAGCTGCTTCAAAACTTGAGTGTAAAGTTGACATTTGTGATACAGATGAAGTATGTATAAATGATACAAAAACAAATTATAATTTAAATAATGTTATATTTAATAACTCTTGGATTGGTAGTGCAAACAAAGCTACTAAGGAGTATGATGTTGTTATCGCAAATATAGTTGCGGATGTTTTAACTATAATTGCAAGTGATTTGAAAAAATGCTTAAAAGATAACGGTATTTTAATAATATCAGGGATTTTGGATAAACATATTGATAAGGTTTTAAACAAATTTCAAGATATGGAAGAGTTAGAGTTAATTCACAAAAATGAGTGGATGACTGTAGTATTAAAAAAATAA
- the ftsH gene encoding ATP-dependent zinc metalloprotease FtsH: MGDKNNKNSGDNNNNFFNNNPLLVFVIFSIVTIFVFKAVFPEGNDQSMMSQNSSISSFGQAKNKTVAYSDLKNLINNGSIEYVGIGNTQIKAVGKPTNGQVTTYTARRVIPDDTLIPSLESKGIAYGGINEENLIADILFGWVLPIFIFFAIWMFLARRMSKSMGGGSGGILGIGSSKKMINSEKPNVTFDDMAGNKEAKEEVQEVVDFLSAPERYIKLGAQIPKGVLLVGPPGTGKTLLAKAVAGEADVQFLSVSGSAFIEMFVGVGASRVRDLFEQAKKVAPAIIFIDEIDAIGKSRAAGGPMGGNDEREQTLNQLLAEMDGFSTESAPVIVLAATNRPEVLDPALLRPGRFDRQVLVDKPDFEGRKEILNVHIKGVKLGRDVDLEEVARMTAGLAGADLANIVNEAALLAGRVSKEEVNYEDFKEAVERQIAGLEKKSRRISPKERKIVAYHESGHAVIAEITKGAKKVNKVSIVPRGLAALGYTLNTPEENKYLMQKHELIAEVDVLLGGRAAEQVFINEISTGAGNDLERATDIIKSMATIYGMSDIAGLMVLEKRTNQFLGGQSQKDFSDDMAKNLDDYIKKVLNERYEVVLQSLKDNSDAIEEMTKELLDVEVITGERVREIIKAHGGEVFEEEDLHSEALTEDDLTTNEDNSQNSTSEENSSENSTSNEQPVNSEEENKEENKEDK, encoded by the coding sequence ATGGGCGATAAAAACAATAAAAATAGTGGAGATAATAACAATAATTTTTTTAACAATAATCCACTTTTAGTTTTTGTAATTTTTTCAATAGTTACAATTTTTGTTTTCAAAGCAGTTTTTCCAGAAGGAAATGATCAGTCAATGATGTCTCAAAATTCGAGTATATCTTCTTTTGGACAAGCAAAAAATAAAACAGTGGCTTATTCTGATTTGAAAAATCTGATTAATAATGGTTCAATTGAGTATGTGGGAATAGGAAATACTCAAATCAAAGCAGTTGGAAAACCAACAAATGGTCAAGTTACAACTTATACTGCAAGACGTGTTATTCCAGATGATACATTAATTCCAAGTTTGGAGAGTAAAGGTATTGCTTATGGTGGAATAAATGAAGAGAACCTAATAGCAGATATTCTATTTGGATGGGTGTTACCTATTTTTATCTTCTTCGCAATTTGGATGTTTTTAGCTAGAAGAATGTCAAAATCTATGGGTGGAGGTTCAGGAGGAATCCTTGGAATTGGAAGCTCTAAAAAGATGATTAATTCTGAAAAACCAAATGTAACTTTTGATGATATGGCTGGAAATAAAGAGGCAAAAGAGGAAGTTCAAGAGGTGGTTGATTTTCTTTCTGCACCTGAGAGATATATTAAACTTGGAGCTCAAATTCCAAAAGGTGTTCTTTTAGTAGGACCTCCAGGTACAGGTAAAACACTTTTAGCAAAAGCTGTTGCAGGTGAAGCTGATGTTCAGTTCTTATCTGTTTCAGGTTCTGCGTTTATTGAGATGTTTGTTGGAGTTGGAGCAAGTAGAGTTAGAGATTTATTTGAACAAGCAAAAAAAGTAGCACCAGCAATTATCTTTATTGATGAGATTGATGCGATTGGTAAAAGTAGAGCTGCTGGTGGACCAATGGGTGGAAATGATGAGAGAGAACAGACTCTAAATCAGCTTTTAGCTGAAATGGATGGATTCTCAACGGAATCAGCTCCTGTTATTGTACTTGCTGCGACAAATAGACCAGAGGTACTTGACCCAGCACTTCTTAGACCAGGAAGATTTGACAGACAAGTTTTAGTTGATAAACCAGACTTTGAAGGTAGAAAAGAGATTTTAAATGTTCATATCAAAGGTGTAAAACTAGGTCGTGATGTTGACTTAGAAGAGGTAGCAAGAATGACAGCAGGGCTTGCTGGAGCAGATTTAGCAAATATTGTTAATGAAGCGGCACTACTTGCTGGTAGAGTTTCTAAAGAAGAGGTAAACTATGAAGATTTTAAAGAGGCAGTTGAGAGACAAATTGCAGGTTTAGAGAAAAAATCAAGAAGAATCTCTCCAAAAGAGAGAAAAATTGTTGCTTACCATGAATCAGGACATGCAGTAATTGCTGAAATTACAAAAGGTGCTAAAAAAGTTAATAAAGTATCAATTGTTCCAAGAGGACTTGCAGCACTTGGATATACACTAAATACACCTGAAGAGAACAAATACCTAATGCAAAAACATGAACTTATTGCAGAGGTGGATGTATTACTTGGAGGACGTGCAGCTGAACAGGTATTTATAAATGAGATAAGTACAGGTGCAGGAAATGACTTAGAGAGAGCAACAGATATTATAAAATCTATGGCTACAATCTATGGTATGAGTGATATTGCTGGACTTATGGTTTTAGAAAAAAGAACTAACCAATTTTTAGGCGGACAATCTCAAAAAGATTTCTCTGATGATATGGCTAAAAATCTTGATGATTACATTAAAAAAGTGTTAAATGAGAGATATGAGGTTGTTTTACAATCATTAAAAGATAATAGTGATGCAATTGAAGAGATGACTAAAGAGCTACTTGATGTGGAAGTAATCACAGGTGAGAGAGTAAGAGAGATTATTAAAGCTCACGGTGGGGAAGTGTTTGAAGAGGAAGATTTACACTCTGAAGCATTAACAGAAGATGATTTAACAACAAATGAAGATAATTCACAAAACTCAACTTCAGAGGAAAATAGTTCTGAAAATTCTACTTCAAATGAACAACCTGTTAATAGTGAAGAAGAGAATAAAGAAGAAAATAAAGAGGACAAATAG